A section of the Agrococcus sp. SGAir0287 genome encodes:
- a CDS encoding epimerase: protein MTRRVVLAGGSGFIGQAIAARMASEGREVVTIGRGSSADARWGDRDGIRRLVDGAALVVNLAGRSVNCRYTDRNRAEILDSRVDTTRELGATIAAVAAPPPLWMNASTATTYSHTTDRPHTEADPAGEKGFSEDVARAWEAALAEEDLPETRRVPMRITIALGAEGPASQMLFRLARLGIGGTQFDGPWFPHARYRGIGVAKDDPAATAPSRGRGTDGRQRFSWIHVDDVVGAIAHVEAHEEIAGPVNLAAPDPVTNAELMRLLRQTVGMPIGMPAWRFMLEPAMAVLQTESELVLKSRWVLPGVLTETGYVFQHPTLRGALADVWAGMRRR, encoded by the coding sequence ATGACTCGACGCGTCGTGCTCGCCGGAGGCTCCGGATTCATCGGTCAGGCCATCGCGGCCCGCATGGCCTCGGAGGGCCGCGAGGTCGTCACGATCGGCCGCGGATCGTCGGCCGACGCGCGCTGGGGCGACCGCGACGGCATCCGTCGGCTCGTCGACGGCGCCGCGCTCGTCGTGAACCTCGCGGGCCGCTCGGTGAACTGCCGCTACACCGACCGCAACCGTGCCGAGATCCTCGACTCCCGCGTCGACACGACGAGGGAGCTCGGCGCCACGATCGCCGCCGTCGCTGCTCCCCCGCCGCTGTGGATGAACGCATCCACCGCCACGACCTACTCGCACACGACCGACCGCCCGCACACGGAGGCCGATCCGGCCGGCGAGAAGGGCTTCTCGGAGGACGTCGCCCGCGCGTGGGAGGCCGCGCTCGCCGAGGAGGACCTGCCGGAGACGCGGCGCGTGCCCATGCGCATCACGATCGCCCTCGGCGCCGAGGGCCCTGCGTCGCAGATGCTCTTCCGCCTCGCGCGGCTCGGCATCGGCGGTACGCAGTTCGACGGCCCGTGGTTCCCGCACGCGCGCTACCGCGGCATCGGCGTCGCGAAGGACGACCCGGCCGCGACCGCGCCCTCGCGCGGCCGCGGCACGGACGGTCGGCAGCGCTTCTCGTGGATCCACGTCGACGACGTCGTCGGCGCGATCGCGCACGTGGAGGCGCATGAGGAGATCGCGGGCCCCGTGAACCTCGCCGCTCCGGACCCCGTCACGAACGCCGAGCTCATGCGCCTGCTGCGGCAGACGGTCGGCATGCCGATCGGGATGCCGGCGTGGCGCTTCATGCTCGAGCCGGCGATGGCGGTGCTGCAGACCGAGAGCGAGCTCGTCCTGAAGTCGCGCTGGGTGCTGCCGGGCGTGCTGACCGAGACCGGCTACGTCTTCCAGCATCCGACCCTGCGCGGCGCGCTCGCCGACGTGTGGGCGGGGATGCGGCGCCGCTGA
- a CDS encoding FAS1-like dehydratase domain-containing protein, translating to MPVAPDLSGRTYPPTAPYAVGREKVREFAAAVGAEHPVHHDVEAARAAGYADVVAPPTFAIVVSQRGLDQLLADETAGIELSRVVHGDQRFTIERPIVAGDELQVAFGVTGVRALGGNAMVSTEARITDAQGALVATAFSSLVVGGDA from the coding sequence GTGCCTGTCGCCCCTGATCTGTCCGGGCGCACCTACCCGCCGACCGCGCCGTACGCGGTCGGTCGCGAGAAGGTGCGCGAGTTCGCCGCAGCCGTCGGCGCCGAGCATCCCGTGCACCACGACGTCGAGGCCGCCCGCGCCGCCGGCTACGCCGACGTCGTCGCGCCGCCGACCTTCGCGATCGTGGTCTCGCAGCGCGGGCTCGACCAGCTGCTCGCCGACGAGACGGCCGGCATCGAGCTCTCGCGCGTCGTCCACGGCGACCAGCGCTTCACGATCGAGCGCCCGATCGTCGCCGGCGACGAGCTGCAGGTCGCCTTCGGCGTCACGGGCGTGCGCGCGCTCGGCGGCAACGCCATGGTCTCCACCGAGGCGCGGATCACCGACGCGCAGGGCGCGCTCGTCGCGACCGCCTTCTCGAGCCTCGTCGTCGGAGGCGACGCATGA
- a CDS encoding MaoC/PaaZ C-terminal domain-containing protein, producing the protein MSATDLEVGQVVATRDIHLTRESLVRYAGASGDFNPIHYRDDVAAAVGLPGVLAHGMLTMGQAVQPVVDWIGDPGRVVDYQVRFTRPVVVDADAGADVSIEAKVGQLPGDGTARIDLAVTFGGQTVLAKAQVVVRLP; encoded by the coding sequence ATGAGCGCCACGGACCTCGAGGTCGGGCAGGTCGTCGCGACCCGCGACATCCACCTCACGCGCGAGTCGCTCGTGCGCTACGCGGGCGCGTCGGGCGACTTCAACCCCATTCACTACCGCGACGACGTCGCCGCCGCCGTCGGGCTGCCGGGCGTGCTCGCGCACGGCATGCTCACGATGGGCCAGGCCGTGCAGCCCGTCGTCGACTGGATCGGCGACCCCGGTCGCGTCGTCGACTACCAGGTGCGCTTCACGCGTCCCGTCGTCGTCGACGCCGACGCGGGCGCCGACGTCTCGATCGAGGCGAAGGTCGGGCAGCTGCCGGGCGACGGCACCGCCCGCATCGACCTCGCGGTGACCTTCGGCGGGCAGACGGTGCTCGCCAAGGCGCAGGTCGTGGTGCGCCTGCCATGA
- a CDS encoding UDP-N-acetylmuramate dehydrogenase: protein MRLADATTMRVGGEAERWIDASTREEAIAAYTALIADDEPHVLLGGGSNTVASDEPFAGAVLRMRTAGVVVLPAAERRTRPVGDEEPDDASVIIRVEAGESWDALVARTVAEGWSGIEALSGIPGSTGAAPIQNIGAYGQELGACLVGVELLDADALEVRQVPASQLRLGYRDSALKRGDLRGLVLSVDLRLRRSTDGLSQPVAYGQLAQALGVDLGHRVPLADVRESVLALRGAKGMVLSDDPDSVSAGSFFTNPIVSGRFAAGLPEDAPRWSTAPEATATIVPLDADTRIPVREPVESRVKLSAAWLIERAGIGKGFALPHSRAAISRKHTLAITNRGGATGEEVADLARFVQTRVESELGVHLVPEPVLVGLEV, encoded by the coding sequence ATGAGGCTCGCGGATGCGACGACCATGCGCGTCGGCGGCGAGGCTGAGCGCTGGATCGACGCGTCCACCCGCGAGGAGGCCATCGCCGCGTACACGGCGCTCATCGCCGACGACGAGCCGCACGTGCTGCTCGGCGGCGGCTCCAACACCGTCGCCTCCGACGAGCCGTTCGCGGGCGCGGTGCTCCGCATGCGCACCGCGGGCGTCGTCGTGCTGCCCGCAGCCGAGCGGCGCACGCGGCCCGTCGGCGACGAGGAGCCCGACGACGCCTCGGTCATCATCCGCGTCGAGGCGGGGGAGTCGTGGGATGCCCTCGTCGCACGCACGGTCGCCGAGGGCTGGTCCGGCATCGAGGCGCTCAGCGGCATCCCGGGCTCGACCGGGGCCGCACCCATCCAGAACATCGGCGCCTACGGGCAGGAACTCGGCGCGTGCCTCGTCGGCGTCGAGCTGCTGGACGCGGACGCGCTCGAGGTGCGGCAGGTGCCGGCATCGCAGCTGCGCCTGGGGTACCGCGACTCCGCGCTGAAGCGCGGCGACCTGCGCGGTCTCGTGCTGTCGGTCGACCTGCGCCTGCGTCGCTCGACGGACGGGCTGAGCCAGCCCGTCGCGTACGGGCAGCTCGCGCAGGCGCTCGGCGTCGACCTCGGCCACCGGGTGCCGCTCGCCGACGTGCGCGAGAGCGTCCTCGCCCTGCGCGGCGCGAAGGGCATGGTGCTCTCCGACGACCCCGACTCCGTCTCCGCCGGCTCGTTCTTCACGAACCCGATCGTGTCGGGGCGCTTCGCCGCCGGCCTGCCCGAGGATGCGCCGCGCTGGTCGACCGCACCCGAGGCGACCGCCACGATCGTGCCGCTCGACGCCGACACGCGCATCCCGGTGCGCGAGCCCGTCGAGTCGCGAGTGAAGCTGTCGGCGGCGTGGCTCATCGAGCGCGCCGGCATCGGCAAGGGCTTCGCGCTGCCGCACTCGCGCGCGGCGATCTCCCGCAAGCACACCCTCGCGATCACGAACCGCGGCGGCGCGACGGGCGAGGAGGTCGCCGATCTGGCGCGCTTCGTGCAGACGCGCGTCGAGTCCGAGCTCGGCGTGCACCTCGTGCCCGAGCCCGTGCTCGTCGGCCTCGAGGTCTGA
- a CDS encoding SRPBCC domain-containing protein, with amino-acid sequence MDAADDDRTPADDHATSPSPTTPDAAHARLELHVSRSRAFDAYARDLGSWWLRGREPRSDLHVEQHAGGTIVEHVGGEERPWGEVHEVEPGHRIRHSYRHGGDRTAIVTAEFLDGEQGGAVVELHHEPWDGSDEERAALQAAWTEALRRLETVASAV; translated from the coding sequence ATGGATGCCGCAGACGACGACCGCACGCCCGCCGACGACCACGCGACCTCCCCGTCGCCCACGACGCCCGACGCGGCGCACGCTCGCCTCGAGCTGCACGTCTCGCGCTCCCGCGCGTTCGACGCGTACGCCCGCGACCTCGGCTCGTGGTGGCTCCGCGGACGGGAGCCGCGCAGCGACCTCCACGTCGAGCAGCACGCCGGCGGCACGATCGTCGAGCACGTCGGCGGCGAGGAGCGGCCGTGGGGCGAGGTGCACGAGGTCGAGCCCGGGCACCGCATCCGTCACTCCTACCGTCACGGCGGGGATCGCACGGCCATCGTGACGGCCGAGTTCCTCGACGGCGAGCAGGGCGGCGCAGTCGTCGAGCTGCATCACGAACCGTGGGACGGCTCCGACGAGGAGCGCGCGGCGTTGCAGGCGGCATGGACGGAGGCGCTCCGCCGCCTCGAGACGGTCGCCAGCGCCGTCTGA
- a CDS encoding pyridoxal phosphate-dependent aminotransferase: protein MSRISQRIAAINESATLKVDAKAKALKAQGRDVISYAAGEPDFPTPANVVAAAERAVVDPASHRYTPAVGLPDLREAIAAKTLRDSGTQVDASQVVVTNGGKQAVYQAFQVILDPGDEVLVPAPYWTTYPEAIALTGARQVDVFAGAEQGYKVTVEQLEAARTPQTKALLFVSPSNPTGAVYSPDEVRAIGEWAEANGLWVVSDEIYQNLVYDGVRAVSITEAVPALADRTILVNGVAKTYAMTGWRLGWMVGPKDAIAAAANLQSHLTSNVNNVAQKAAIEALTGPQDAVEEMRQAFDRRRRVAVSELSRIDGVTVPTPEGAFYVYADVRGLLGREWGGTTPTTTLELADLMLEQAEVAAVPGEAFGPSGYLRFSYALGDAPLLEGIQRLQRLFAL, encoded by the coding sequence GTGAGCCGCATCTCCCAGCGCATCGCCGCCATCAACGAGTCCGCGACCCTCAAGGTCGACGCCAAGGCCAAGGCCCTCAAGGCGCAGGGCCGCGACGTCATCTCGTACGCCGCGGGCGAGCCCGACTTCCCCACGCCCGCGAACGTCGTCGCCGCCGCCGAGCGCGCCGTCGTCGACCCCGCGAGCCACCGCTACACCCCCGCGGTCGGCCTGCCGGACCTGCGCGAGGCCATCGCGGCGAAGACGCTGCGCGACTCGGGCACGCAGGTGGACGCGAGCCAGGTGGTCGTGACGAACGGCGGCAAGCAGGCCGTCTACCAGGCGTTCCAGGTCATCCTCGACCCGGGCGACGAGGTGCTCGTGCCCGCGCCCTACTGGACGACCTACCCCGAGGCCATCGCCCTCACGGGCGCACGCCAGGTCGACGTCTTCGCCGGCGCCGAGCAGGGCTACAAGGTCACGGTCGAGCAGCTGGAGGCGGCGCGCACGCCGCAGACGAAGGCGCTGCTGTTCGTGAGCCCGTCGAACCCGACCGGCGCCGTCTACTCGCCCGACGAGGTGCGCGCGATCGGCGAGTGGGCCGAGGCCAACGGCCTGTGGGTCGTGAGCGACGAGATCTACCAGAACCTCGTCTACGACGGCGTGCGGGCCGTGTCGATCACCGAGGCCGTGCCGGCGCTCGCCGACCGGACGATCCTCGTGAACGGCGTCGCGAAGACGTATGCCATGACCGGCTGGCGCCTGGGATGGATGGTCGGCCCGAAGGACGCGATCGCGGCCGCCGCCAACCTGCAGTCCCACCTCACGTCGAACGTGAACAACGTCGCGCAGAAGGCCGCGATCGAGGCGCTCACCGGGCCGCAGGACGCCGTCGAGGAGATGCGGCAGGCGTTCGACCGCCGTCGCCGCGTGGCGGTGTCGGAGCTGTCCAGGATCGACGGCGTCACGGTGCCGACGCCCGAGGGCGCGTTCTACGTCTACGCCGACGTGCGCGGGCTGCTGGGTCGCGAGTGGGGCGGCACGACGCCGACGACCACGCTCGAGCTCGCCGACCTCATGCTCGAGCAGGCCGAGGTCGCGGCGGTGCCCGGCGAGGCGTTCGGCCCCTCCGGCTACCTGCGCTTCTCGTACGCGCTCGGCGACGCGCCGCTGCTGGAGGGCATCCAGCGCCTGCAGCGCCTCTTCGCCCTCTAG
- the secE gene encoding preprotein translocase subunit SecE, with protein sequence MAQNAIDEQRPSTKRPRRANPFAAIGRFFGGIVLFLKQVMDELRKVVTPTWRELLGYTLVVLVFVVIMMALVTGLDQVFGRLVRWVFAGVSPLEVLD encoded by the coding sequence GTGGCACAGAACGCGATCGACGAGCAGCGCCCGTCGACGAAGCGCCCTCGCCGAGCCAACCCCTTCGCAGCGATCGGCCGCTTCTTCGGCGGCATCGTCCTGTTCCTCAAGCAGGTGATGGACGAGCTGCGCAAGGTGGTGACGCCGACGTGGCGCGAGCTCCTCGGCTACACGCTCGTGGTGCTCGTGTTCGTCGTCATCATGATGGCGCTCGTCACGGGGCTCGACCAGGTCTTCGGCCGCCTCGTGCGGTGGGTCTTCGCCGGCGTCTCGCCGCTCGAGGTCCTGGACTGA
- the rplK gene encoding 50S ribosomal protein L11, whose amino-acid sequence MAKAKKVTGLIKLQIQAGAANPAPPVGPALGQHGVNIMEFCKAYNAATESQRGNVIPVEITVYEDRSFDFVLKTPPAAELIKKAAGIKKGSGVPHTEKVGKITDAQVAEIAQQKMPDLNANDIDGAKLIIAGTARSMGITVEG is encoded by the coding sequence ATGGCAAAGGCAAAGAAGGTCACGGGGCTCATCAAGCTCCAGATCCAGGCGGGTGCGGCCAACCCGGCGCCCCCCGTGGGTCCGGCGCTCGGTCAGCACGGCGTGAACATCATGGAGTTCTGCAAGGCGTACAACGCCGCGACGGAGTCGCAGCGCGGCAACGTCATCCCCGTCGAGATCACGGTGTACGAGGACCGCTCGTTCGACTTCGTGCTCAAGACGCCGCCGGCTGCGGAGCTCATCAAGAAGGCCGCCGGCATCAAGAAGGGCTCGGGCGTCCCGCACACCGAGAAGGTCGGCAAGATCACCGACGCGCAGGTCGCCGAGATCGCGCAGCAGAAGATGCCCGACCTCAACGCGAACGACATCGACGGCGCGAAGCTCATCATCGCGGGCACGGCTCGCTCGATGGGCATCACGGTCGAGGGCTGA
- the rplA gene encoding 50S ribosomal protein L1: MAQKSKAYRAAAAKIEADRLYTPEEAVAIARETGSSKTDSTVEVALKLGVDPRKADQMVRGTVSLPHGTGKTQRVIVFAQGPAAQAALDAGADEVGSDELIEKVAAGYTAFDAAVASPELMGKVGRLGKVLGPRGLMPNPRTGTVTPDVAKAVTDIKGGRIEFRVDKHANVHFVVGKASFTQEQLNENIRAALDEIVRLKPSSSKGRYVQKASVSTTFGPGIPVDVTTV, from the coding sequence ATGGCACAGAAGTCGAAGGCCTACCGCGCCGCGGCAGCGAAGATCGAGGCCGACCGCCTCTACACCCCGGAGGAGGCCGTCGCGATCGCTCGCGAGACCGGATCCTCGAAGACCGACTCGACCGTCGAGGTGGCGCTCAAGCTCGGCGTCGACCCGCGCAAGGCCGACCAGATGGTCCGTGGCACCGTGTCTCTTCCCCACGGCACCGGCAAGACCCAGCGCGTCATCGTCTTCGCCCAGGGCCCGGCCGCGCAGGCCGCGCTCGACGCGGGCGCCGACGAGGTCGGCTCGGACGAGCTCATCGAGAAGGTGGCTGCCGGCTACACGGCGTTCGACGCCGCCGTCGCGAGCCCCGAGCTCATGGGCAAGGTGGGTCGTCTCGGCAAGGTGCTCGGCCCCCGCGGCCTCATGCCCAACCCCCGCACCGGCACCGTGACGCCCGACGTCGCGAAGGCCGTGACGGACATCAAGGGCGGCCGCATCGAGTTCCGCGTCGACAAGCACGCGAACGTGCACTTCGTCGTCGGCAAGGCCTCGTTCACGCAGGAGCAGCTGAACGAGAACATCCGCGCCGCGCTCGACGAGATCGTGCGCCTCAAGCCGTCGTCGTCGAAGGGCCGCTACGTGCAGAAGGCGTCGGTCTCGACGACCTTCGGCCCGGGCATCCCCGTCGACGTCACGACCGTCTGA
- a CDS encoding response regulator — MIRILVVDDQALFVDGMRMILEAQDGFEVVGTAADGAEAIEACRATGPDVVLMDIRMPGVDGIAATRAIRAEHPAPPPHVVVLTTVRHDRAVLDAIRAGASGFLLKDARPEFLAQAIRAVVDGQQVIAPAETFDLLRAAAIVRPQPDRSVLAGLTDRERELFALAARGRSNAEIGAELFVAETTVKTHMRAILSKLGLASRIQLIAFAYEHRLVP; from the coding sequence GTGATCCGCATCCTCGTCGTCGACGACCAGGCGCTGTTCGTCGACGGGATGCGCATGATCCTCGAGGCGCAGGACGGCTTCGAGGTCGTCGGCACCGCGGCCGACGGGGCGGAGGCGATCGAGGCGTGCCGGGCGACGGGGCCCGACGTCGTGCTCATGGACATCCGCATGCCCGGCGTCGACGGCATCGCCGCGACCCGCGCGATCCGAGCCGAGCATCCCGCCCCTCCGCCGCACGTCGTCGTGCTCACGACGGTGCGGCACGACCGCGCCGTGCTCGACGCGATCCGTGCGGGCGCGAGCGGGTTCCTGCTCAAGGATGCGCGGCCCGAGTTCCTCGCGCAGGCGATCCGCGCCGTCGTCGACGGGCAGCAGGTCATCGCCCCCGCCGAGACGTTCGACCTGCTGCGCGCCGCCGCGATCGTACGGCCGCAGCCGGATCGCTCCGTGCTCGCGGGCCTCACGGACCGGGAGCGGGAGCTGTTCGCGCTCGCGGCCCGCGGCCGGTCGAACGCGGAGATCGGCGCGGAGCTCTTCGTCGCCGAGACGACGGTCAAGACGCACATGCGCGCGATCCTGTCGAAGCTGGGGCTCGCGTCGCGCATCCAGCTCATCGCCTTCGCCTACGAGCACCGCCTCGTGCCGTAG
- a CDS encoding sensor histidine kinase: MTLTRLTAVAARWWTAPVAAIVFLSTALTYFSLIPATLLACGALAVARRWPHAALGVALVAAPLAAVSAPPWTGAFVGPLLAAGLAAAIAVYDIEPMIWRLYAGGAIVAMSAVTGVARAAIEVAAYSYGQGGGVIIGSALGYLLLGALLWAIPFGIRAFLAALRAERDKSTVQARTVVVESELRDERLRADLTHDFHDVMAHSLAVLAAQAEGLRLTHREHPERIDPVLTTISDTARLALVEVRQLLERVDDDARRPQPTIEDIPALIDQTRSAGPTVTFHDAGRHGSLPRVGGIAAYRIVQEALTNALRHGGPDVDVVVTLSWTGPGLSLAVSSPIRDREALGPIGRGIAGMHERAKQVGGWVDVDAEGERFVVTAYLPYEPTPMPSTILGEDQLPTVPVQTVQPAATIPNPAGSPQTPWWDAAPTGPMPAPPTMPTPAATWAEANARPVRLGEPGGIADDAPPAPRADGRA; encoded by the coding sequence ATGACGCTCACTCGCCTCACCGCCGTCGCCGCCCGCTGGTGGACCGCCCCGGTCGCGGCGATCGTCTTCCTCTCGACGGCGCTCACGTACTTCTCCCTCATCCCGGCGACGCTGCTCGCGTGCGGCGCTCTCGCGGTCGCGCGGCGCTGGCCGCACGCCGCGCTCGGCGTCGCGCTCGTCGCCGCACCGCTCGCCGCCGTCTCGGCGCCCCCATGGACCGGAGCGTTCGTGGGGCCGTTGCTCGCAGCGGGACTCGCTGCCGCGATCGCGGTGTACGACATCGAGCCGATGATCTGGCGGCTGTACGCAGGCGGCGCGATCGTCGCGATGTCCGCCGTCACCGGCGTCGCTCGCGCCGCGATCGAGGTCGCCGCGTACTCCTACGGCCAGGGCGGTGGCGTCATCATCGGCTCGGCCCTCGGCTACCTCCTGCTCGGCGCGCTGCTGTGGGCCATCCCGTTCGGCATCCGCGCCTTCCTCGCCGCCCTGCGCGCCGAGCGGGACAAGAGCACCGTCCAGGCCCGCACGGTCGTCGTCGAGTCGGAGCTGCGCGACGAGCGGCTGCGCGCCGACCTCACGCACGACTTCCATGACGTCATGGCCCACTCGCTCGCGGTGCTCGCGGCGCAGGCGGAGGGGCTGCGACTCACGCACCGCGAGCATCCCGAGCGCATCGACCCCGTGCTCACGACGATCTCCGACACGGCGCGTCTCGCCCTCGTCGAGGTGCGGCAGCTGCTGGAGCGCGTCGACGACGACGCGCGACGTCCGCAGCCGACGATCGAGGACATCCCAGCCCTCATCGACCAGACCCGCTCCGCCGGGCCGACCGTCACGTTCCATGACGCGGGCAGGCACGGCTCGCTGCCGCGCGTCGGCGGCATCGCCGCGTACCGCATCGTGCAGGAGGCGCTGACGAACGCGCTGCGGCACGGCGGCCCCGACGTCGACGTCGTCGTGACCCTGTCGTGGACGGGCCCGGGCCTCTCGCTCGCGGTCTCCTCCCCAATCCGCGACCGCGAGGCGCTCGGCCCGATCGGCCGCGGCATCGCAGGCATGCACGAGCGCGCGAAGCAGGTCGGCGGCTGGGTCGACGTGGACGCCGAGGGCGAGCGCTTCGTCGTCACGGCCTATCTGCCCTACGAGCCGACGCCGATGCCCTCGACGATCCTGGGCGAGGACCAGCTGCCGACCGTGCCCGTGCAGACGGTCCAGCCTGCCGCCACGATCCCGAACCCGGCGGGGTCGCCGCAGACGCCGTGGTGGGATGCCGCGCCGACCGGGCCGATGCCCGCGCCGCCGACGATGCCGACGCCTGCTGCGACATGGGCGGAGGCGAACGCGCGGCCCGTGCGGCTCGGCGAGCCCGGCGGCATCGCGGACGACGCCCCGCCCGCGCCGCGCGCCGACGGTCGCGCGTGA
- a CDS encoding NADP-dependent oxidoreductase, with the protein MQSETMRAVLVDEHGPASIARVGEVAAPVRLMSEVLVDVHAAGINPIDVKTRAGRGAAAGIQRFPWVGGFDLAGTVAEAAYEMHELQPGDAVFGMANPARGWGSFAERVAASSISLARKPASLTWAEAAAVPLAALTAWDAVVRIARAHSGQRILVHAGAGGVGHFAVQLARYFGARVIATASEANLDFLRDLGADEVVDHERQRFEEVVAKVDVVIDLVGDVHDDTGSRSLDVLRAGGLYVNVPTGSWPGYPEACAAAGLRSTGVRVEPDGANLGIVGRLIEAGDVRVRIDAIHPMEDAVAAFERVESGRARGKVVLAIR; encoded by the coding sequence ATGCAGTCCGAGACCATGCGCGCCGTGCTCGTCGACGAGCACGGCCCCGCGAGCATCGCCCGCGTCGGCGAGGTCGCCGCGCCCGTGCGGCTCATGTCCGAGGTGCTCGTCGACGTGCACGCCGCCGGCATCAATCCCATCGACGTGAAGACGCGAGCGGGTCGCGGAGCGGCGGCCGGGATCCAGCGCTTCCCGTGGGTGGGCGGCTTCGACCTCGCCGGCACCGTCGCCGAGGCGGCGTACGAGATGCACGAGCTGCAGCCCGGCGACGCCGTGTTCGGCATGGCGAACCCGGCCCGCGGCTGGGGTTCCTTCGCCGAGCGCGTCGCGGCGTCGTCCATCAGCCTCGCGCGGAAGCCCGCATCGCTCACGTGGGCGGAGGCCGCCGCGGTGCCGCTCGCCGCGCTCACGGCGTGGGATGCGGTCGTGCGCATCGCTCGCGCCCACTCGGGCCAGCGCATCCTCGTGCATGCGGGCGCCGGAGGCGTCGGCCACTTCGCCGTGCAGCTCGCCCGCTACTTCGGAGCGCGCGTGATCGCGACCGCGTCCGAGGCGAACCTCGACTTCCTGCGCGACCTCGGCGCCGACGAGGTCGTCGACCACGAGCGGCAGCGGTTCGAGGAGGTCGTCGCGAAGGTCGACGTCGTCATCGACCTCGTCGGCGACGTGCACGACGACACGGGCTCGCGCTCGCTCGACGTGCTGCGCGCGGGCGGCCTCTACGTCAACGTGCCGACCGGCTCCTGGCCCGGCTATCCCGAGGCGTGCGCCGCTGCAGGGCTGCGCTCGACGGGCGTGCGGGTCGAGCCCGACGGCGCGAACCTCGGCATCGTCGGGCGGCTCATCGAGGCCGGCGACGTGCGCGTGCGCATCGATGCGATCCATCCCATGGAGGACGCCGTGGCGGCCTTCGAGCGCGTCGAGTCCGGGCGCGCACGCGGCAAGGTCGTGCTCGCGATCCGCTGA
- a CDS encoding DUF998 domain-containing protein, giving the protein MQHVRASTADRVVGALAVVALVAGAVVIGIQRARTEQFMYISELGAVGLRTEEWFRWGFVLVIVGIALVGWIVRDVRSRGRVLDRWRPSLSLVVSAAWFLVASQVNCTDGCPAPTMPNATPRDAVHISAAVLGFAAGAWAMLQLATATDRWMRRLSAVGGVLVASIAATGGLISLARANTDVGSTLEYVAAAIGVAWLVTLTIVHLVQRPSEEPVDDAEHPRDRVEAT; this is encoded by the coding sequence ATGCAGCACGTGCGGGCCTCGACGGCCGATCGAGTCGTCGGCGCCCTCGCCGTCGTCGCGCTGGTCGCCGGCGCCGTCGTCATCGGCATCCAGCGCGCCCGCACCGAGCAGTTCATGTACATCTCCGAGCTCGGCGCCGTGGGCCTGCGCACCGAGGAGTGGTTCCGTTGGGGCTTCGTCCTCGTGATCGTCGGGATCGCGCTCGTCGGCTGGATCGTGCGCGACGTGCGCTCGCGGGGCCGGGTGCTCGACCGTTGGCGCCCGAGCCTCTCGCTCGTCGTCTCGGCGGCCTGGTTCCTCGTGGCGTCGCAGGTGAACTGCACCGACGGCTGCCCGGCGCCGACGATGCCGAACGCGACGCCGCGCGACGCCGTCCACATCTCCGCCGCCGTGCTGGGCTTCGCCGCCGGTGCATGGGCCATGCTGCAGCTCGCGACCGCGACCGACCGATGGATGCGGCGGCTGTCCGCGGTGGGCGGCGTCCTCGTCGCCTCCATCGCGGCGACGGGTGGCCTCATCTCGCTCGCACGAGCGAACACCGACGTCGGCTCCACGCTCGAGTACGTGGCCGCGGCCATCGGCGTCGCATGGCTGGTGACGCTCACGATCGTGCACCTCGTGCAGAGGCCCAGCGAGGAGCCGGTCGACGACGCGGAGCACCCGCGCGACCGCGTCGAGGCGACCTGA